A part of Jaculus jaculus isolate mJacJac1 chromosome 17, mJacJac1.mat.Y.cur, whole genome shotgun sequence genomic DNA contains:
- the Nprl2 gene encoding GATOR complex protein NPRL2 isoform X2: protein MGSSCRIECIFFSEFHPTLGPKITYQVPEDFISRELFDTVQVYIITKPELQNKLITVTAMEKKLIGCPVCIEHKKYSRNALLFNLGFVCDAQAKTCALEPIVKKLAGYLTTLELESSFVSTEESKQKLVPIMTILLEELNASGRCTLPIDESNTIHLKVIEQRPDPPVAQEYDVPVFTKDKEDFFNSQWDLTTQQILPYIDGFRHVQKISAEADVELNLVRIAIQNLLYYGVVTLVSILQVGHKRASLRDVFQLYCSLSPGTTVRDLIGRHPQQLQHVDERKLIQFGLMKNLIRRLQKYPLRVSREERSHPARLYTGCHSYDEICCKTGMSYHELDERLENDPNIIICWK from the exons ATGGGCAGCAGCTGCCGAATCGAATGCATATTTTTCAGCGAGTTCCATCCCACGCTGGGACCCAAGATCACCTATCAG GTCCCTGAAGATTTCATCTCCCGGGAGTTGTTTGACACTGTCCAAGTGTATATCATCACCAAGCCAGAGCTACAGAACAAGCTCATCACTGT CACAGCCATGGAAAAGAAGCTGATTGGCTGCCCCGTGTGCATTGAACACAAGAAGTACAGCCGTAATGCCCTCCTCTTCAACCTGGGTTTCGTGTGTGATGCTCAGGCTAAAACCTGTGCCCTCGAACCCATTGTTAAAAAGTTGGCTGGCTACCTGACCACACTGGAG CTCGAGAGCAGCTTCGTGTCCACAGAGGAGAGCAAGCAGAAGTTGGTGCCCATCATGACCATCTTACTGGAGGAGCTAAATGCCTCTGGCCGGTGCACTCTGCCCATTG ATGAGTCCAACACCATCCACCTGAAGGTGATTGAGCAGCGGCCAGACCCTCCTGTGGCCCAGGAGTATGATGTGCCTGTCTTTACCAAGGACAAGGAGGATTTCTTCAACTCACAGTGGGACCTCACCACACAGCAG ATTCTTCCCTACATTGATGGATTCCGCCATGTCCAGAAGATTTCTGCCGAGGCAGACGTGGAGCTCAACCTGGTGCGCATCGCCATTCAGAACCTGCT GTACTATGGTGTGGTGACCCTGGTGTCCATCCTCCAGGTAG GGCACAAAAGGGCCAGTCTCCGGGATGTATTCCAACTGTACTGCAGCCTGAGCCCGGGCACCACGGTGCGAGACCTCATCGGCCGCCACCCCCAGCAGTTGCAGCATGTTGATGAAAG GAAGCTGATCCAGTTTGGGCTTATGAAGAACCTCATCCGAAGACTACAGAAGTATCCATTGCGGGTTTCCCGGGAGGAGCGGAGCCACCCTGCCCGGCTTTACACAGGCTGCCACAGCTACGATGAGATCTGCTGCAAGACAG GTATGAGCTACCACGAGCTGGACGAGCGGCTAGAAAATGACCCCAACATTATCATCTGCTGGAAGTGA
- the Nprl2 gene encoding GATOR complex protein NPRL2 isoform X1 codes for MGSSCRIECIFFSEFHPTLGPKITYQVPEDFISRELFDTVQVYIITKPELQNKLITVTAMEKKLIGCPVCIEHKKYSRNALLFNLGFVCDAQAKTCALEPIVKKLAGYLTTLELESSFVSTEESKQKLVPIMTILLEELNASGRCTLPIDESNTIHLKVIEQRPDPPVAQEYDVPVFTKDKEDFFNSQWDLTTQQILPYIDGFRHVQKISAEADVELNLVRIAIQNLLYYGVVTLVSILQYSNVYCPTPKVQDLVDDKALQEACLSYVTKQGHKRASLRDVFQLYCSLSPGTTVRDLIGRHPQQLQHVDERKLIQFGLMKNLIRRLQKYPLRVSREERSHPARLYTGCHSYDEICCKTGMSYHELDERLENDPNIIICWK; via the exons ATGGGCAGCAGCTGCCGAATCGAATGCATATTTTTCAGCGAGTTCCATCCCACGCTGGGACCCAAGATCACCTATCAG GTCCCTGAAGATTTCATCTCCCGGGAGTTGTTTGACACTGTCCAAGTGTATATCATCACCAAGCCAGAGCTACAGAACAAGCTCATCACTGT CACAGCCATGGAAAAGAAGCTGATTGGCTGCCCCGTGTGCATTGAACACAAGAAGTACAGCCGTAATGCCCTCCTCTTCAACCTGGGTTTCGTGTGTGATGCTCAGGCTAAAACCTGTGCCCTCGAACCCATTGTTAAAAAGTTGGCTGGCTACCTGACCACACTGGAG CTCGAGAGCAGCTTCGTGTCCACAGAGGAGAGCAAGCAGAAGTTGGTGCCCATCATGACCATCTTACTGGAGGAGCTAAATGCCTCTGGCCGGTGCACTCTGCCCATTG ATGAGTCCAACACCATCCACCTGAAGGTGATTGAGCAGCGGCCAGACCCTCCTGTGGCCCAGGAGTATGATGTGCCTGTCTTTACCAAGGACAAGGAGGATTTCTTCAACTCACAGTGGGACCTCACCACACAGCAG ATTCTTCCCTACATTGATGGATTCCGCCATGTCCAGAAGATTTCTGCCGAGGCAGACGTGGAGCTCAACCTGGTGCGCATCGCCATTCAGAACCTGCT GTACTATGGTGTGGTGACCCTGGTGTCCATCCTCCAG TACTCCAATGTGTACTGCCCAACACCCAAGGTCCAGGACCTGGTAGATGACAAAGCCCTGCAGGAGGCATGTCTGTCCTATGTGACCAAGCAAG GGCACAAAAGGGCCAGTCTCCGGGATGTATTCCAACTGTACTGCAGCCTGAGCCCGGGCACCACGGTGCGAGACCTCATCGGCCGCCACCCCCAGCAGTTGCAGCATGTTGATGAAAG GAAGCTGATCCAGTTTGGGCTTATGAAGAACCTCATCCGAAGACTACAGAAGTATCCATTGCGGGTTTCCCGGGAGGAGCGGAGCCACCCTGCCCGGCTTTACACAGGCTGCCACAGCTACGATGAGATCTGCTGCAAGACAG GTATGAGCTACCACGAGCTGGACGAGCGGCTAGAAAATGACCCCAACATTATCATCTGCTGGAAGTGA
- the LOC101606791 gene encoding transmembrane reductase CYB561D2, which translates to MALSVETESHIYRALRTASGAAAHLVALGFTIFVAVLARPGTSLFSWHPVLMSLAFSFLMTEALLMFSPESSLLRSLSRKGRARCHWVLQLLALFCALLGLGLVILHKEQLGKEHLATRHGQAGLLAVLWAGLQCSGGVGLLYPKLLPRWPLAKLKLYHATSGLVGYLLGSASLLLGMCSLWFTASVTGGAWYLAVLCPILTSLVIMNQVSNAYLYRKRIQP; encoded by the exons ATGGCTCTTTCTGTGGAGACCGAGTCGCACATCTACCGAGCTCTGCGCACTGCCTCTGGGGCTGCAGCCCATCTTGTGGCCCTGGGCTTTACCATCTTTGTGGCTGTCCTTGCCAGGCCTGGCACCA GCCTGTTCTCCTGGCACCCTGTGCTTATGTCTCTGGCT TTCTCTTTCCTGATGACCGAGGCTCTACTGATGTTTTCTCCCGAGAGTTCTCTGCTGCGCTCCCTCTCACGGAAGGGCCGAGCACGCTGTCACTGGGTGTTGCAGCTGCTAGCCCTGTTCTGTGCTCTGCTGGGCTTAGGTCTTGTCATCCTCCACAAAGAGCAGCTTGGCAAAGAGCACCTGGCCACGCGGCATGGGCAGGCAGGGCTGCTAGCCGTGTTGTGGGCAGGACTGCAGTGTTCCGGCGGGGTTGGGCTACTTTACCCCAAGCTGCTGCCCCGATGGCCTCTGGCAAAGCTCAAACTGTACCATGCCACTTCTGGGCTGGTGGGCTACCTGCTGGGTAGTGCCAGCCTCTTATTGGGCATGTGCTCACTTTGGTTCACTGCCAGTGTCACTGGTGGGGCCTGGTACCTGGCTGTGCTATGCCCTATCCTCACTAGCTTGGTTATCATGAACCAGGTAAGCAATGCCTACTTATATCGCAAGAGGATTCAACCGTGA
- the Tmem115 gene encoding transmembrane protein 115, with amino-acid sequence MQRALPGARQHLGAILASASVVVKALCAAVLFLYLLSFAVDTGCLAVTPGYLFPPNFWIWTLATHGLMEQHVWDVAISLATVVVAGRLLEPLWGALELLIFFSVVNVSVGLLGALAYLLTYMASFNLVYLFTIRIHGALGFLGGVLVALKQTMGDCVVLRVPQVRVSVVPMLLLALLLLLRVATLLQSPALASYGFGVLSSWIYLRFYQRHSRGRGDMADHFAFATFFPEILQPVVGLLANLVHGLLVKVKICQKTVKRYDVGAPSSITISLPGTDPQDAERRRQLALKALNERLKRVEDQSVWPSMDDEEEEAGAKVDSPLPSEKASTTPGKGTTPESSLITFEAAPPKL; translated from the exons ATGCAACGCGCCCTACCCGGTGCCCGCCAGCATTTGGGGGCCATCCTGGCCAGCGCCAGCGTGGTGGTGAAGGCGCTGTGCGCGGCAGTGCTGTTCCTCTATCTGCTATCCTTCGCCGTGGACACAGGCTGCCTGGCGGTCACACCGGGCTATCTCTTTCCACCCAACTTCTGGATCTGGACCCTGGCCACCCATGGGCTGATGGAGCAGCACGTGTGGGACGTAGCCATCAGCCTGGCCACAGTGGTGGTGGCCGGACGGTTACTGGAGCCCCTCTGGGGAGCCTTGGAGCTGCTCATCTTTTTCTCAGTGGTCAATGTGTCTGTAGGGCTTCTGGGGGCCCTCGCCTACCTCCTCACCTACATGGCTTCCTTCAACTTGGTCTACCTGTTCACTATCCGTATCCACGGCGCCTTGGGCTTCCTAGGTGGGGTGTTGGTGGCGCTCAAGCAAACCATGGGGGACTGTGTGGTGTTGCGAGTGCCCCAGGTGCGCGTCAGCGTCGTCCCCATGCTGTTGCTGGCCCTGCTGCTGCTACTCCGTGTGGCCACATTGCTCCAGAGCCCGGCACTGGCTTCCTACGGCTTCGGGGTCCTCTCCAGCTGGATATATCTTCGCTTCTACCAACGCCATAGCAGGGGTCGAGGAGACATGGCTGACCATTTTGCTTTTGCCACTTTCTTCCCGGAGATCCTGCAGCCCGTGGTGGGACTGCTGGCGAACTTGGTGCATGGCCTCCTGGTGAAGGTAAAGATATGTCAGAAGACAGTGAAGAGGTATGACGTGGGAGCACCATCCTCCATCACTATCAGCCTCCCGGGCACAGACCCTCAAGACGCCGAGCGGAGAAG GCAGCTGGCCCTGAAGGCTCTCAATGAGCGGCTCAAGAGAGTGGAGGATCAGTCTGTCTGGCCCAGCATGgatgatgaagaagaagaggCTGGGGCCAAGGTGGACAGCCCCCTCCCCTCAGAAAAAGCTTCCACAACCCCAGGGAAAGGGACTACCCCAGAATCCAGTCTCATCACCTTCGAGGCAGCTCCCCCAAAGCTGTAA